In the genome of Cynocephalus volans isolate mCynVol1 chromosome 15, mCynVol1.pri, whole genome shotgun sequence, one region contains:
- the C15H8orf90 gene encoding uncharacterized protein C8orf90 homolog produces MASPCSGDPGSAGLPPPSVATPGAASPQELPFPDIYGGDVRLWEAHFRGIGRAYRALGKEDDLAIRVLTEDFTLPFPFAWPPGPDPARGPLFYDPHDRAGFDFLLRGPGAPPPALLRPLLATAQAAVRKRSLERLALSRAGLVLLAPPAWPGPPPPRE; encoded by the exons ATGGCTTCCCCCTGTTCTGGGGATCCTGGCTCTGCAGGCCTGCCCCCTCCTTCTGTAGCCACTCCAG GTGCCGCCAGCCCGCAGGAGCTCCCCTTCCCGGACATCTACGGCGGGGACGTGCGGCTGTGGGAGGCGCACTTCCGCGGCATCGGGCGCGCCTACCGCGCGCTGGGCAAGGAGGACGACTTGGCCATCCGCGTGCTCACCGAGGACTTCACGCTGCCCTTCCCGTTCGCCTGGCCGCCGGGGCCCGACCCGGCCCGCGGGCCGCTCTTCTACGACCCGCACGACCGCGCGGGCTTCGACTTCCTGCTGCGGGGCCCGGGCGCGCCGCCCCCCGCGCTGCTGCGACCCCTGCTGGCCACGGCGCAGGCGGCCGTGCGCAAGCGAAGCCTGGAGCGCCTGGCGCTGAGCCGCGCGGGCCTCGTGTTGCTCGCGCCCCCGGCCTGGCCCGGCCCCCCGCCGCCCCGAGAGTGA
- the LOC134363733 gene encoding uncharacterized protein LOC134363733, whose protein sequence is MALLGCEVRPVPMGLDKCRAATWGSGDPALPQLCGVVPPHRDSEVLRRWPHTPGDLELPARSETAPPTLSPEHSACTFPPTSPPPHGPPNLTTSPPSLTPQPARSVTSMVHQEDCPCPQCSLPLPPLALQPTAGNGGGRSVRENIPAPDQPPSPKDSAQMPCLGGLLVPYSERALPQPATPHRRSSHQMAGAVSRRAEAPCWDPVQRPVSKTQSCSPWPAPGLRLVKEPQSHALPVTMADRKRAPEGLALAINALAQKRQMSLWPQLIGQHWSPADPPNHKAQKEKPHPGKSR, encoded by the exons ATGGCACTGCTGGGCTGTGAAGTTAGACCAGTGCCCATGGGGCTGGACAAATGCAGGGCAGCCACCTGGGGGTCAGGGGACCCCGCCTTACCCCAGCTCTGCGGGGTCGTGCCACCTCA CCGAGACTCGGAAGTGCTGCGGAGGTGGCCCCACACTCCTGGAGACCTGGAGCTTCCAGCCAGGAGCGAGACTGCTCCCCCTACCCTGAGCCCTGAGCATTCAGCCTGCACCTTCCCACCCACCTCACCCCCTCCTCATG GACCCCcaaatctgaccacttctccACCGTCTCTGACACCCCAGCCTGCCCGGTCAGTCACCAGCATGGTTCACCAGGAGGACTGCCCCTGCCCCCAGTGCTCCCTGCCTCTGCCCCCGCTCGCTCTCCAGCCCACAGCA GGCAACGGTGGGGGCAGGAGCGTGCGTGAGAACATCCCAGCCCCAGACCAG CCTCCTTCCCCCAAGGACTCTGCACAGATGCCCTGTCTGGGAGGCCTCCTTGTGCCCTACAGTGAGAGAGCCCTCCCACAGCCTGCGACTCCCCACAGGCGCTCTTCTCACCAGATGGCAGGTGCTGTCTCCAGGAGGGCAGAGGCCCCCTGCTGGGACCCAGTGCAGAGACCCGTGTCTAAAACACA ATCCTGCAGCCCCTGGCCAGCCCCAGGACTCAGGCTGGTGAAGGAGCCACAGTCTCACGCGTTGCCAGTCACCATGGCAGACAGAAAGCGGGCTCCAGAGGGCCTCGCACTGGCAATAAATGCTTTGGCCCAGAAGCGACAGATGTCATTGTGGCCACAACTCATTGGCCAGCACTGGTCACCTGCTGACCCACCCAACCACAAAGCCCAGAAAGAGAAGCCCCACCCTGGGAAGAGCCGCTGA